In the genome of Macrobrachium nipponense isolate FS-2020 chromosome 42, ASM1510439v2, whole genome shotgun sequence, one region contains:
- the LOC135213193 gene encoding phosphoacetylglucosamine mutase-like: MYRMGLLAGLRACDTKAAIGVMITASHNPVQDNGVKLVDPMGEMLAPAWEVHATSLVNAKDEDITQVMENIIKEARIDTTLVPLVYVGRDTRPSSNLLCEAVITGVTAVGGQVKDLGVITTPILHYVVTCHNDGGVYGEPSEDGYYKKIANAFVNLRSSGTSHGNYEPKIYFDGANGVGAAMMKNFLEHLGGSLTITMFNSDGILNHLCGADFVKVCGLRSDSKTLWPLLNSDKKFNKIFW; the protein is encoded by the exons ATGTACCGTATGGGCCTCCTGGCTGGATTACGAGCATGTGACACGAAAG CGGCAATTGGGGTGATGATAACAGCATCGCACAATCCTGTCCAAGACAATGGTGTGAAATTAGTTGACCCTATGGGGGAAATGCTGGCACCAGCATGGGAGGTGCATGCTACATCTTTAGTCAACGCCAAAGATGAAGATATTACACAAGTCATGGAGAACATTATTAAAGAAGCCAGAATTGACACCACCCTTGTGCCTTTGGTGTATGTTGGACGTGATACAAG ACCAAGTAGCAATCTACTTTGTGAAGCGGTTATTACAGGTGTTACTGCTGTTGGCGGTCAAGTGAAAGATCTTGGCGTCATAACCACACCCATTTTGCATTATGTAGTTACCTGCCACAATGATGGAGGAGT GTATGGTGAACCATCTGAAGATGGTTATTACAAGAAAATAGCCAATGCCTTTGTTAATTTACGTTCATCTGGGACATCTCATGGCAATTATGAGCCAAAAATTTACTTTGATGGAGCAAATGGAGTTGGAGCCGCCATGATGAAAAATTTCCTTGAACACTTGGGAGGCTCTCTTACAATCACTATGTTTAATAGTGACGGAATTCTCAACCATCTATGTGGTGCTGATTTTGTCAAGGTATGTGGACTTCGTAGTGACAGCAAAACCTTGTGGCCCCTCTTAAATTCTGacaagaaatttaacaaaatattctgGTAA